A portion of the Bacillus thuringiensis genome contains these proteins:
- a CDS encoding HD domain-containing protein, which produces MTKQEKIQKTITFVKHILEKDASGHDWYHIERVHKLAISLSEQEGGNRFIIEMAALLHDVADEKLNESEEEGMKKVSDWLEELHVEEKESKHVLHIIANMSYKGGHGGKVDSLEGKLVQDADRLDALGAIGIARTFAYGGAKGRLMYDPTIPPREVMTKDEYRKNNDPSLNHFYEKLLKLKDLMNTNAAKQEAEIRHRYMEQFIEQFMKEWNAQI; this is translated from the coding sequence ATGACAAAACAAGAAAAGATTCAAAAAACAATTACTTTTGTAAAACATATTTTAGAAAAAGATGCGAGTGGGCATGATTGGTATCATATTGAACGCGTACATAAACTGGCGATTTCTTTATCCGAGCAAGAAGGTGGAAATCGTTTTATAATTGAAATGGCAGCATTACTTCACGATGTGGCAGATGAGAAGTTAAATGAAAGTGAAGAAGAAGGAATGAAAAAAGTTTCTGATTGGTTAGAAGAGTTACATGTGGAAGAAAAGGAAAGTAAACATGTTCTTCATATCATCGCCAATATGTCTTATAAAGGTGGTCATGGCGGTAAAGTGGATTCACTTGAAGGGAAGCTTGTTCAAGATGCGGATCGCTTAGACGCCCTTGGAGCAATTGGAATAGCTCGCACATTTGCGTATGGTGGAGCGAAAGGGAGATTAATGTATGATCCAACTATTCCTCCGCGTGAAGTGATGACGAAAGATGAATATAGAAAAAATAACGATCCATCTTTAAATCATTTTTATGAAAAACTTTTGAAATTAAAAGATTTAATGAATACGAATGCAGCAAAACAAGAGGCTGAAATTCGTCATCGTTATATGGAACAGTTTATTGAACAATTTATGAAAGAGTGGAATGCACAAATATGA
- a CDS encoding ABC-F family ATP-binding cassette domain-containing protein — translation MKMLTVENLSKSYGEKPLFNGLSCSITEGQRVGIIGVNGTGKSTLLKIIAGLETPDTGDMTHSRGYTISYLSQQPEFDEKLTVLEQVFHGDTPLIRLLRDYEKALLHIEKDPSNEKVQEQLFAVQQRMDAMSAWEANASAKSLLTKLGITDFTAIVGNLSGGQKKRIAMAQCFIETPDLLILDEPTNHLDHETVEWLEEYLARYTGAVLLVTHDRYFLDRVTNRIFELDNGKLYSYEGNYSTFLEAKALREEQELAQESKRQNLYRRELAWIRRGAKARSTKQKARIQRFDELKEQEGPAAKQSVDIALSGSRLGKKVLELKDVTKKFGDKTVLHNFNHIVKPGDRIGIIGANGSGKSSLLNMLAGKLSPDSGEVEVGQTVKVAYYTQENEEMNLNQRMIEYIKEIAEVIHTTDGKVIGASQMLERFLFPTHSHGTPLGKLSGGERRRLYLLRILMGEPNVLLLDEPTNDLDTQTLTVLEDYLEDFPGVVLTVSHDRYFLDKVVDELFIFTGGGEVREFLGSYTDYLEMEKTRELMEKAEVQKEKKVVEEAPKQQRKRKLSYNEQREWETIEDTIAELEEKIESIGEELAKVGSDFTKAQELSEAQQKTEEELEKKMERWSELSDIVEGLK, via the coding sequence ATGAAAATGTTAACTGTGGAGAACTTATCAAAATCATATGGAGAAAAGCCGTTATTTAATGGATTATCATGTAGTATTACAGAAGGACAACGTGTTGGAATTATCGGTGTAAACGGAACGGGTAAATCGACATTATTAAAAATAATTGCAGGATTAGAAACCCCTGATACAGGTGATATGACGCATTCACGTGGGTATACAATTAGTTATTTATCACAGCAACCAGAGTTTGATGAAAAACTAACAGTATTAGAGCAAGTGTTCCATGGTGATACACCTTTAATTCGTCTTCTTCGTGATTATGAAAAAGCACTATTACATATCGAAAAAGATCCAAGTAATGAAAAAGTACAGGAACAATTATTTGCAGTGCAGCAACGTATGGATGCAATGAGTGCGTGGGAAGCAAATGCAAGTGCGAAATCTCTTTTAACGAAATTAGGAATTACAGATTTCACTGCAATTGTTGGGAATTTATCTGGTGGACAGAAAAAACGTATCGCAATGGCACAATGTTTTATTGAAACACCTGATTTATTAATTTTAGACGAGCCTACGAACCATCTTGACCATGAGACAGTTGAATGGTTAGAAGAATATTTAGCAAGATATACAGGTGCGGTATTACTTGTAACCCATGATCGTTATTTCTTAGATCGTGTGACGAACCGTATTTTTGAATTAGATAATGGTAAACTATATAGCTACGAAGGAAACTATAGTACATTTTTAGAAGCGAAAGCACTTCGTGAAGAACAAGAATTGGCACAAGAATCGAAACGCCAAAATTTATATCGTCGTGAACTTGCTTGGATTCGTCGTGGTGCAAAAGCCCGTTCTACGAAACAAAAGGCGCGTATTCAGCGTTTTGATGAGCTAAAGGAACAAGAAGGACCAGCTGCAAAACAGTCAGTTGATATTGCACTAAGTGGAAGCCGTCTAGGAAAGAAAGTACTTGAGTTAAAAGATGTAACGAAAAAATTTGGCGATAAGACGGTATTACATAATTTTAATCATATTGTGAAACCGGGTGATCGTATTGGAATTATTGGAGCGAATGGAAGCGGGAAATCTTCCCTATTGAATATGCTTGCAGGTAAGTTATCTCCTGATAGTGGTGAAGTTGAAGTAGGACAAACTGTAAAAGTTGCTTATTATACGCAAGAAAATGAAGAGATGAATTTAAATCAGCGTATGATTGAATACATTAAAGAGATTGCAGAAGTTATTCATACAACAGATGGAAAAGTAATTGGTGCATCTCAAATGTTAGAACGTTTCTTATTCCCGACTCATTCACATGGTACACCGCTTGGTAAACTATCTGGTGGTGAAAGAAGACGTTTATATTTATTACGTATTTTAATGGGAGAACCAAACGTACTTTTACTTGATGAACCTACGAATGATCTAGATACACAAACATTAACAGTACTAGAAGATTATTTAGAAGATTTCCCAGGTGTCGTTTTAACTGTATCGCATGACCGTTACTTCTTAGATAAAGTAGTAGATGAACTGTTCATCTTTACTGGCGGAGGCGAAGTGCGTGAGTTCCTAGGTAGTTATACAGATTATTTAGAAATGGAAAAAACGAGAGAACTTATGGAGAAAGCGGAAGTTCAAAAAGAGAAAAAAGTAGTAGAAGAAGCTCCAAAACAACAACGTAAACGTAAACTTTCATACAATGAGCAGCGTGAATGGGAAACGATTGAAGATACAATTGCCGAACTTGAAGAAAAAATTGAGTCAATTGGAGAAGAACTTGCGAAAGTTGGATCTGACTTCACAAAGGCACAAGAATTATCTGAAGCACAGCAGAAAACAGAAGAAGAGCTAGAAAAAAAGATGGAAAGATGGAGTGAACTATCAGACATCGTTGAAGGATTAAAATAA
- a CDS encoding Bax inhibitor-1/YccA family membrane protein, giving the protein MRTSNPMLKKEAFRKEGASASAMTIGGTVGKTFIMLILLLATSVYSYIQMMQGTMKMPVLIGALIVAAIIAFASMFFPRISPFGAPIYAAVEGVVLGSISAVYTMKFGDSIVLNAVLLTISILFAMLVLYATRVVKVTDKFRTGVMAATLGIMVMYLVVFLLNMFGVTVPYIHQGGTIGIIISAVVIVVAALNLLLDFDLIENGVRSQAPKYMEWYTAMGLMLTLVWLYLEILRFVSYFTKND; this is encoded by the coding sequence ATGAGAACATCTAATCCAATGTTGAAAAAAGAGGCATTCCGTAAAGAGGGAGCAAGCGCTTCTGCGATGACGATTGGCGGAACAGTAGGCAAAACGTTCATTATGCTTATCTTGCTACTTGCAACGTCTGTCTATTCATACATACAGATGATGCAGGGGACGATGAAGATGCCAGTATTAATTGGTGCTTTAATCGTTGCGGCAATCATCGCATTTGCGTCTATGTTCTTCCCACGTATTTCACCTTTTGGTGCACCAATCTATGCAGCGGTAGAAGGGGTTGTGTTAGGAAGTATTTCAGCAGTTTATACAATGAAATTTGGCGATTCTATCGTTTTAAATGCTGTATTACTAACAATCTCAATTCTATTTGCAATGTTAGTGTTATATGCAACACGCGTAGTAAAAGTAACGGATAAATTCCGTACAGGCGTTATGGCAGCAACACTCGGAATTATGGTTATGTATTTAGTCGTATTCCTACTAAATATGTTTGGTGTAACTGTTCCATACATTCACCAAGGTGGTACAATCGGTATTATTATTAGTGCAGTTGTTATTGTAGTTGCTGCATTAAACTTATTACTAGATTTCGATTTAATCGAAAATGGTGTACGTAGTCAAGCTCCGAAATATATGGAGTGGTACACTGCAATGGGACTAATGCTTACATTAGTTTGGTTATACTTAGAAATTCTTCGTTTCGTTTCTTACTTTACGAAAAATGACTAA
- a CDS encoding DUF4318 domain-containing protein — MMKEKKGIMKKLFSKSFFIELDEALTYPSSEVITSAIEGYATECNERLKFESKVKPITFYLENVMYRAEIKMARGGYYLSCTEV; from the coding sequence ATGATGAAAGAGAAGAAGGGGATTATGAAAAAACTATTTTCTAAAAGTTTTTTCATAGAACTAGATGAAGCTTTAACGTATCCATCATCAGAAGTTATTACTTCAGCGATTGAAGGATATGCAACTGAATGCAATGAAAGACTAAAATTTGAGAGTAAAGTTAAACCGATTACTTTCTATTTAGAAAATGTAATGTACCGTGCTGAAATAAAGATGGCTCGCGGAGGATATTACCTATCTTGTACTGAAGTGTAA
- a CDS encoding single-stranded DNA-binding protein, protein MMNRVVLIGRLTKEPELYYTKQGVAYARICIAVNRGFRNSLGEQQVDFINCVVWRKSAENVTEYCKKGSLVGITGRIQTSNYDDEQGKRIYRTEVVIESITFLERRREGAS, encoded by the coding sequence ATGATGAATCGAGTTGTATTAATCGGTAGATTGACAAAGGAGCCAGAATTATACTACACAAAACAAGGTGTCGCTTATGCAAGAATATGTATTGCGGTGAATAGAGGATTTCGAAATAGTTTAGGTGAACAACAAGTCGATTTTATTAATTGTGTCGTTTGGCGAAAATCGGCTGAGAATGTAACTGAATATTGTAAGAAGGGATCACTTGTTGGGATTACAGGGCGTATTCAGACGAGTAATTACGATGATGAACAAGGCAAGAGAATATATAGAACTGAAGTTGTGATTGAGAGTATTACCTTTTTGGAGAGAAGGCGGGAGGGGGCATCATGA
- a CDS encoding TetR/AcrR family transcriptional regulator: MLRETRKKELKELIFLKAVQLFQERGYENVTVQDITTACGIAKGTFFNYFPKKENILLFLGDSQIDLWNESLKTYKNMEHPKERIKLVLGDLLDRFTGHGDLMKHAVFEIIKSNSLVENELKSIQQLQEGLSSIITEAKEAGILNSQWDVNIITSTIMSTYFYTLMSHSLLHANETNAKNILYQQLDVVWGGITQK, encoded by the coding sequence ATGCTTAGAGAAACGAGAAAAAAAGAGTTAAAAGAACTTATATTCCTAAAAGCAGTACAGCTCTTCCAAGAACGTGGGTATGAAAACGTTACGGTTCAAGATATTACTACTGCATGCGGGATTGCAAAAGGAACTTTCTTCAACTACTTTCCGAAAAAAGAAAACATATTATTATTTTTAGGTGATTCTCAAATTGACCTATGGAATGAAAGTTTAAAAACGTATAAAAATATGGAACATCCTAAAGAAAGAATCAAACTTGTTTTAGGAGATTTACTGGATCGATTTACTGGACATGGTGATTTAATGAAGCATGCAGTCTTTGAGATTATAAAGTCAAACTCCTTAGTAGAAAATGAATTAAAAAGTATACAACAGCTACAAGAAGGTTTGTCTTCAATTATTACAGAAGCGAAAGAGGCAGGAATATTAAACAGTCAATGGGATGTAAATATTATCACTTCTACTATTATGAGTACTTATTTTTATACACTAATGTCCCATTCCCTATTACATGCTAATGAAACAAATGCGAAAAATATACTCTATCAACAGTTGGATGTTGTTTGGGGAGGTATCACTCAAAAATAA
- a CDS encoding conserved virulence factor C family protein: protein MKIKAIEPTPSPNTMKVILNEVLPSGARNNYTNENKEQAPMQVQEILKIEGIKGVYHVADFLAVERNAKYDWKVLLQQVRAVFGEEVVEESEEQQLSHFGEVKVFIQMFFTIPMQVKLTDGMTEERVGLPDRFKESIMKVQMSAPNVVKERKWIEQSTRYGNFEEIGKEVVEEIVAAYSEERVNETVKELLNQAGAVEVTVQKREPYKVTEEMMKDADWKKRFAALEQMDPTEEDIPVLKMALDDEKVSIRRLATAYLGMVKGDGVLPLLYKALLDRSVSVRRTAGDCLSDVGDPAAMFVMIKSLKDSSKLVRWRAAMFLFELGDESAIPALKAAQDDPEFEVAMQARLALERIEGGEEAKGSVWKQMTESRKGE, encoded by the coding sequence GTGAAGATTAAAGCAATTGAACCGACGCCAAGTCCAAATACAATGAAAGTTATTTTGAATGAAGTATTACCATCAGGAGCGCGTAATAATTATACAAATGAAAATAAAGAACAAGCACCAATGCAAGTGCAAGAAATTTTGAAAATTGAAGGTATTAAAGGTGTGTATCATGTAGCTGACTTTTTAGCAGTCGAGCGAAATGCAAAGTATGACTGGAAAGTTTTATTACAACAAGTTCGTGCTGTTTTCGGCGAAGAAGTAGTGGAAGAAAGTGAAGAACAACAACTGTCTCATTTTGGAGAAGTGAAAGTGTTTATTCAAATGTTCTTTACTATTCCGATGCAAGTGAAGCTAACAGATGGAATGACGGAAGAACGTGTTGGTTTACCAGATCGTTTTAAAGAATCAATTATGAAAGTACAGATGTCTGCACCAAACGTTGTAAAAGAGCGTAAATGGATAGAACAAAGTACACGTTACGGTAATTTTGAAGAAATCGGGAAAGAAGTGGTAGAAGAGATTGTTGCTGCTTATTCAGAAGAACGTGTAAATGAAACGGTTAAAGAATTATTAAATCAAGCAGGTGCTGTTGAAGTAACGGTTCAAAAGCGTGAGCCATATAAAGTAACAGAAGAGATGATGAAAGATGCTGACTGGAAAAAACGTTTTGCTGCATTAGAACAAATGGATCCTACTGAAGAAGATATTCCAGTGTTGAAGATGGCGTTAGATGATGAAAAAGTTTCGATCCGTCGTTTAGCAACAGCGTATTTAGGTATGGTAAAAGGTGATGGAGTATTGCCATTATTATATAAAGCGTTATTAGATCGTTCAGTAAGTGTTCGCCGTACAGCAGGCGATTGCTTATCAGACGTAGGTGATCCAGCAGCGATGTTCGTTATGATTAAATCTCTGAAAGATTCAAGTAAATTAGTACGCTGGCGTGCAGCGATGTTCTTATTTGAGCTTGGAGATGAAAGTGCGATTCCAGCATTAAAAGCAGCGCAAGATGATCCAGAGTTTGAAGTAGCGATGCAAGCGCGTCTAGCATTAGAGCGTATTGAAGGTGGAGAAGAAGCGAAAGGTTCTGTATGGAAACAAATGACGGAGTCTCGTAAAGGGGAATAA
- a CDS encoding thiol-disulfide oxidoreductase DCC family protein, protein MIVFYDSWCPMCTTVAERTKKLDKKGKMKFVSFRDEDVVEKYELSQELQSNMEQRLYIFKNNKWYDGIQSIDVLAKAVPSYWFAVPFIKLSIVLGFGSKVYDYIANNRKLVPVGHCRGGVCEIPTKK, encoded by the coding sequence ATGATTGTTTTCTATGATAGTTGGTGTCCGATGTGTACGACGGTTGCAGAACGTACGAAAAAATTAGATAAAAAAGGTAAGATGAAATTTGTTTCATTTCGAGATGAAGATGTAGTTGAGAAGTATGAGCTTTCTCAAGAACTACAAAGTAACATGGAACAAAGACTGTATATTTTTAAAAATAATAAGTGGTATGACGGCATTCAGAGCATAGATGTACTAGCAAAGGCCGTTCCATCTTATTGGTTTGCCGTTCCTTTTATAAAGCTATCTATCGTACTTGGTTTTGGGAGTAAAGTATACGATTATATCGCTAACAATAGAAAACTTGTTCCAGTGGGACATTGCCGCGGTGGGGTTTGTGAAATCCCTACAAAAAAATGA
- a CDS encoding BrxA/BrxB family bacilliredoxin, translated as MSNAYEEYMRQMVIPMRQELVRSGFEELTTEEAVTEFMENTSGTTLVVVNSVCGCAAGLARPSAGQAVVRAEKQPDHLVTVFAGQDKDATAKMREYFGEIPPSSPSMALLKGKEVVHFIHRHEIEGATMDEIITNLEQAFEKNC; from the coding sequence ATGTCAAATGCTTATGAAGAATACATGCGCCAAATGGTAATCCCAATGCGCCAAGAGTTAGTGCGTTCTGGGTTTGAAGAGTTAACTACAGAAGAAGCTGTAACAGAATTTATGGAAAATACATCAGGTACAACTTTAGTAGTTGTAAACTCTGTTTGTGGTTGTGCAGCTGGTTTAGCACGTCCATCAGCAGGTCAAGCGGTTGTTCGTGCTGAAAAACAACCTGATCATCTTGTAACTGTATTTGCAGGTCAAGATAAAGATGCTACTGCAAAAATGCGTGAATACTTCGGAGAAATTCCTCCATCTTCACCATCTATGGCATTATTAAAAGGAAAAGAAGTTGTTCACTTCATTCACCGTCATGAAATTGAAGGTGCAACTATGGACGAAATTATTACGAACTTAGAGCAAGCTTTCGAAAAGAATTGCTAA
- a CDS encoding class I SAM-dependent methyltransferase: MIVTTAGRTNKEMTAYAKKVAEELNRSFISRNDIPVHKLHEQYEQDVLVVGKNRLAIYPKGTEESFFFHPNSAMFRVKRLMRGEHDPFVQAAKLESGMTVLDCTLGMASDSIVASYVVGESGTVTGLEGNEYMAYIMRNGLKTWSSSVSEIDEAMQRINVKQTEHFSFLAQCKDNSYDVVYLDPMFEETVIESDGIKGLKHFALYHDITDETIAEAKRVARKRVVLKDHFRSSRFEKHNFHVYKRKSAKFHFGVIGPC, encoded by the coding sequence ATGATAGTAACAACAGCAGGAAGAACAAATAAAGAAATGACAGCATATGCAAAAAAGGTAGCGGAAGAATTAAATCGTTCTTTCATTTCACGTAATGATATACCAGTGCATAAATTACATGAGCAGTATGAACAAGATGTACTTGTCGTAGGAAAGAACCGATTAGCTATTTATCCGAAAGGTACGGAAGAATCATTTTTCTTTCATCCGAACTCAGCGATGTTTCGTGTAAAAAGGTTAATGCGTGGAGAGCACGATCCGTTTGTACAAGCTGCTAAATTAGAGAGCGGAATGACAGTGTTAGATTGTACGCTCGGCATGGCATCAGATAGTATTGTAGCTAGTTATGTTGTTGGTGAAAGTGGAACAGTAACAGGACTTGAAGGCAACGAATATATGGCTTATATCATGAGGAATGGTTTGAAAACATGGTCTTCATCCGTTTCTGAAATTGATGAGGCAATGCAACGAATTAATGTAAAGCAAACGGAGCATTTTTCATTTTTAGCGCAATGTAAAGACAATAGTTACGATGTCGTTTACCTTGATCCGATGTTTGAAGAAACTGTCATAGAATCTGACGGAATTAAAGGGTTAAAACATTTCGCTTTGTATCATGATATTACTGACGAAACAATTGCGGAGGCGAAGCGAGTGGCGAGAAAGCGTGTCGTATTAAAAGATCATTTCCGTAGTTCTAGATTTGAAAAACACAATTTTCACGTATACAAAAGAAAAAGTGCTAAGTTTCACTTTGGTGTAATTGGCCCTTGCTAA
- the argS gene encoding arginine--tRNA ligase: MEYKTQFAKSLSNIFVNELTQNQILDLIETPKQDEFGDAAFPCFSLAKQYKKAPAIIAKEVAEKLNDPFFTKVEAVGPYVNVFYNRETVSDEVLKKILAEKEEYGQNHFGCEKTVVIDYSSPNIAKPFSMGHLRSTMIGNSLRHIAEKCGYEVVGINYIGDWGTQFGKLITAYKKWGNEAVVKEDPIRELFKLYVQFHVEVKENDELEEEGRAWFKKLEEGDEEAVELWNWFRHESLKEFSRIYELLGVEFTNFQGEAFYNDKMEDFIGILEEHELLEESEGALVVNLEEEGMPPCLIRKSDGATIYATRDLTAALYRQNTYGFDKALYVVGPEQSLHFNQFFTVLKKLGYTWVDGMEHVPFGFILKDGKKMSTRKGRVILLEEVLEEAIDLAKQNIEEKNPNLKQKEVVAKQVGVGAVIFHDLKNERMHNIEFSLENMLKFEGETGPYVQYTHARACSILRKESVEFETCTFALKDDHSWSVVKLLNKFPQVIEAAFNKNEPSIISKYVLDVAQSFNKYYGNVRILEENGEKDSRLALVYAVTVVLKEGLRLLGVDAPEEM, encoded by the coding sequence ATGGAATATAAAACACAGTTTGCGAAAAGTTTATCGAATATTTTTGTAAATGAATTAACGCAAAATCAAATTTTAGATTTAATCGAAACACCGAAACAAGATGAATTTGGAGATGCAGCGTTCCCATGTTTTTCATTAGCGAAGCAATATAAAAAAGCACCAGCTATTATCGCAAAGGAAGTGGCGGAGAAGTTAAATGATCCGTTCTTTACAAAAGTAGAAGCCGTTGGTCCTTATGTAAATGTATTTTATAATCGTGAAACTGTAAGTGATGAAGTATTAAAGAAAATTTTAGCTGAGAAAGAAGAGTACGGTCAAAATCACTTTGGATGTGAAAAAACAGTAGTTATCGATTATTCTTCTCCTAATATCGCGAAACCTTTTTCAATGGGGCATTTACGTTCTACAATGATTGGAAATTCACTGAGACATATCGCTGAAAAATGTGGCTATGAAGTTGTAGGAATTAATTATATAGGGGATTGGGGAACACAGTTTGGAAAGTTAATTACGGCTTATAAAAAATGGGGAAATGAAGCAGTGGTGAAAGAGGATCCAATACGTGAGCTATTTAAGTTATATGTTCAGTTTCATGTAGAAGTAAAAGAGAATGATGAATTAGAAGAAGAAGGACGTGCTTGGTTTAAAAAGCTAGAAGAAGGCGATGAAGAAGCAGTTGAACTTTGGAATTGGTTCCGTCACGAATCATTAAAAGAATTTTCTCGTATTTATGAACTTCTCGGTGTGGAATTTACTAATTTTCAAGGCGAAGCTTTCTATAATGATAAAATGGAAGATTTTATTGGGATTTTAGAAGAACATGAGTTGCTTGAAGAATCAGAAGGGGCATTAGTCGTTAATTTAGAAGAAGAAGGAATGCCGCCTTGTTTAATTAGAAAATCAGATGGTGCGACGATTTATGCAACGCGTGACTTAACGGCTGCTTTATATCGTCAAAACACTTATGGATTTGATAAAGCGCTATATGTTGTTGGTCCAGAACAAAGCTTACATTTCAATCAATTTTTCACTGTATTAAAAAAACTTGGCTATACTTGGGTTGATGGTATGGAACACGTACCATTTGGCTTCATTTTAAAAGACGGCAAGAAAATGTCGACACGTAAAGGAAGAGTTATTTTACTTGAAGAAGTACTTGAGGAAGCAATCGACCTTGCAAAACAAAATATTGAAGAGAAAAATCCAAACTTAAAACAAAAAGAAGTAGTAGCAAAGCAAGTCGGTGTAGGGGCGGTTATTTTCCACGATTTAAAAAATGAGCGTATGCACAATATTGAATTCTCATTAGAAAACATGCTGAAATTTGAAGGAGAAACAGGCCCTTACGTACAGTACACACATGCACGTGCTTGCTCTATTTTAAGAAAAGAAAGTGTAGAATTTGAAACATGTACGTTTGCTTTAAAAGACGATCATAGCTGGAGTGTCGTAAAATTACTAAACAAATTCCCACAAGTAATTGAAGCAGCTTTCAATAAAAATGAGCCATCGATTATTTCGAAATATGTATTAGATGTAGCACAATCGTTCAATAAATATTACGGTAATGTTCGTATATTAGAAGAGAACGGAGAGAAAGACAGTAGACTGGCATTAGTGTATGCTGTGACAGTTGTATTAAAAGAAGGATTACGTCTACTTGGGGTGGATGCTCCTGAGGAGATGTAA
- a CDS encoding class I SAM-dependent methyltransferase, giving the protein METYDWNSKLTYLKNTRDLDYNDDYVRFLVNMVWKITKPVHIVDYGCGYGYLGLLLMPLLPKGSKYTGIDSGETLLAEARELFRLLPYESEFLEGDAIEIELNDTYDIAICHAFLLHMSSPKTMLQKMIHSVKSGGKIICFEPHWISNMSSYTLDGENQSEFIQLGILQNLFESDTQRSGKDGNIGMKIPMYLSELGVKNIECRVSDKVNFLDSNMHHNDKQSLYHSLKEEGIAGNPGDKQQFIERLIDRGLTYDNALTQYEAELRFYKIFHVHSSLVYAPNMKITFGDIVC; this is encoded by the coding sequence TTGGAAACGTACGATTGGAACAGTAAACTAACGTATTTAAAAAACACAAGAGATTTAGATTACAACGACGATTATGTCCGCTTTTTAGTAAATATGGTTTGGAAGATTACTAAGCCCGTACATATTGTTGATTACGGTTGTGGGTATGGTTATTTAGGCTTATTATTAATGCCTTTACTTCCAAAAGGATCAAAGTATACAGGCATTGATAGTGGAGAAACATTATTAGCTGAAGCGAGAGAGTTGTTTCGTTTACTTCCGTACGAGTCAGAATTTCTGGAGGGAGATGCTATAGAAATTGAATTGAACGATACATACGATATAGCAATTTGTCATGCCTTCTTATTACATATGAGTTCACCAAAAACGATGCTACAAAAAATGATTCATTCAGTTAAAAGTGGCGGGAAAATAATCTGTTTTGAACCACATTGGATATCAAATATGTCTTCATACACTTTGGATGGAGAGAACCAATCGGAATTTATCCAGCTAGGCATTTTGCAGAATTTATTTGAAAGTGACACGCAGAGGAGTGGAAAAGATGGAAATATTGGTATGAAAATACCGATGTATTTAAGTGAATTAGGTGTGAAAAATATTGAGTGTAGAGTAAGTGATAAAGTGAACTTTTTAGATTCTAATATGCACCATAATGATAAACAAAGTTTGTATCATTCATTAAAAGAAGAGGGGATTGCAGGGAATCCAGGTGATAAGCAGCAATTTATAGAACGTTTAATAGACAGAGGATTAACATATGATAATGCGCTAACTCAATATGAAGCTGAACTACGATTTTATAAAATATTTCATGTGCATTCTTCTTTAGTGTATGCTCCGAATATGAAAATTACATTTGGTGATATAGTATGTTAA